One genomic segment of Phycisphaerae bacterium includes these proteins:
- a CDS encoding chemotaxis protein CheD — MGSGGVSQQTVVEIADFKVSNDPTIELITYSLGSCIGVAIWDPVALVGGMLHFMLSDSTISPDKAVVNPAMFADTGIPLLFRSAYRLGASKKRLVVKVAGGASMFQTSERLDIGKHNYLALRKVFWRNNVLIDSEHTGGCLSRTMRLNIGSGQVIIGNHKMRQVAI, encoded by the coding sequence ATGGGAAGCGGTGGCGTGTCACAGCAGACGGTTGTCGAAATCGCCGACTTCAAGGTCTCGAACGACCCGACAATTGAGTTGATCACCTACTCCCTGGGCAGTTGCATTGGTGTCGCGATCTGGGATCCGGTCGCCCTAGTCGGCGGCATGCTGCACTTCATGCTGTCGGACTCGACGATTTCGCCTGACAAGGCTGTCGTCAATCCGGCTATGTTCGCGGACACTGGAATCCCCTTGCTGTTTCGTTCCGCCTACCGCCTGGGTGCCTCCAAGAAACGCCTGGTGGTCAAGGTCGCCGGCGGAGCCTCCATGTTTCAGACATCGGAGCGGTTGGATATCGGCAAGCACAACTATCTCGCCCTGCGCAAGGTTTTCTGGCGCAACAATGTCCTCATTGACAGCGAGCACACCGGTGGCTGCCTGAGCCGCACGATGCGGCTCAACATCGGGAGCGGACAGGTCATCATCGGCAACCACAAGATGAGACAAGTTGCGATCTGA
- a CDS encoding MFS transporter, which translates to MRRVLDFFGLRRSIVGLLGVVVLVGLGEKMAEQFRPIYLLALGGGVLAVSIQGFLDNLLNALYSLFGGYVTHRVGTKRALLVFNLMTIAGFALVIAVPTWQAMLAGSVLFLSWTAVSLPATMSLLGDVLPKNRQTMGVSVHSLVRRLPMAVGPIVGGILIDQWGEQTGMRLAFATAMVMAIVALWFQRRMIADPGAESSQSKPLVSDGHPLTCLRRMPPELRSLLVSDILIRFCEQIPNAFVVVWCMTTIASPLNGKEFGLLKAVEMMTAVLVYLPVAYLADRGEKKPFVLATFVFFTLFPAVLLFCHSFWPLVGAFVLRGLKEFGEPTRKALILALAPSDSRAPMFGAYYLVRDAIVSLSALAGGLLWWCWGPDANLWAAFACGAIGTVWFAVRGRDVAPGRL; encoded by the coding sequence AATCTACCTGCTCGCCCTGGGCGGGGGAGTCCTCGCTGTCAGTATTCAGGGCTTCCTCGATAACCTGCTCAACGCCCTCTATTCGCTCTTTGGCGGCTATGTGACCCATCGGGTGGGAACCAAGCGGGCTTTGCTGGTTTTCAACCTGATGACCATCGCGGGCTTCGCTCTGGTGATCGCCGTTCCGACCTGGCAGGCGATGCTGGCCGGGTCAGTGCTGTTCCTCTCCTGGACGGCCGTTTCCCTGCCAGCCACGATGAGCTTGCTGGGTGACGTGCTTCCGAAGAACAGGCAGACCATGGGCGTCTCGGTCCACTCACTCGTCCGACGACTACCGATGGCGGTCGGGCCAATCGTGGGAGGCATCCTCATCGACCAATGGGGCGAGCAGACCGGAATGCGCCTGGCATTCGCCACAGCGATGGTCATGGCCATCGTCGCACTGTGGTTCCAGCGGAGAATGATCGCGGACCCGGGAGCCGAAAGCAGCCAAAGCAAGCCACTGGTGTCGGACGGTCATCCGCTCACATGCCTTCGCCGCATGCCCCCAGAACTCCGCAGTCTGCTGGTGTCAGACATCCTGATCCGGTTCTGCGAGCAGATCCCCAACGCATTCGTGGTCGTCTGGTGCATGACGACGATCGCCTCGCCTCTGAACGGCAAGGAGTTCGGCCTCCTCAAGGCGGTCGAAATGATGACCGCCGTGCTTGTGTATCTCCCGGTCGCGTATCTGGCCGACCGGGGCGAGAAAAAGCCCTTCGTTCTGGCCACGTTCGTTTTCTTCACGCTGTTCCCGGCGGTTTTGCTGTTTTGTCACTCGTTCTGGCCGTTGGTGGGGGCGTTTGTGCTCCGGGGACTGAAAGAATTCGGCGAACCGACACGAAAAGCGTTGATTCTGGCCCTGGCCCCATCTGACAGCCGGGCCCCCATGTTCGGCGCGTACTACCTCGTCCGAGATGCGATCGTCTCGCTATCCGCCTTGGCCGGCGGCCTACTCTGGTGGTGCTGGGGACCAGACGCCAACTTGTGGGCAGCCTTTGCCTGTGGCGCTATTGGCACGGTCTGGTTTGCCGTGCGAGGACGCGACGTCGCGCCGGGCCGGTTATAG